A genomic window from Clostridium aceticum includes:
- the murA gene encoding UDP-N-acetylglucosamine 1-carboxyvinyltransferase → MAKIVVEKSQPLKGTVRISGAKNSVLPILAASLLATEKCLLEDVPPLRDVDVICEVLATLGADIKRLNREQIEIRAHKIDDFEAPYELIRKMRASFLVMGPLLARMGKARISMPGGCAIGTRPIDLHLKGFKALGATITLGHGFVEAKADKLIGNKIYLDFPSVGATENIMMAAVLAEGQTIIENAAEEPEITDLANFLNKMGAKIKGAGTDTIKIMGVEKLTGTTHTVIPDRIEAGTYMVAAAMTGGNVLIDNAEADHLKPIIAKLRESDVEIYEEGNGLRVIGPKRLKPVDIKTLPYPGFPTDMQAQFMALLSVAEGTSVIIETVFENRFMHVSEMKRMGADIKIEGRSAIIEGQKVLTGAPVKATDLRAGAALILAGLVSEGKTEIGNIEHIQRGYVDVEKKFRGLGANVYRVEEEVK, encoded by the coding sequence TTGGCAAAAATAGTCGTTGAAAAAAGTCAACCATTAAAAGGTACGGTCCGAATCAGCGGAGCGAAAAATTCTGTACTGCCTATTTTAGCAGCATCTCTGTTGGCAACAGAAAAGTGTTTATTAGAAGATGTACCTCCTTTAAGAGATGTAGATGTTATCTGCGAGGTGTTAGCTACTTTAGGAGCCGATATAAAAAGATTAAATAGAGAACAAATCGAAATAAGAGCACATAAAATTGATGATTTCGAAGCACCCTACGAGTTGATCAGAAAAATGAGAGCTTCTTTCCTAGTGATGGGACCACTTTTGGCCCGCATGGGGAAGGCCAGAATCTCTATGCCAGGAGGATGTGCCATAGGCACTAGACCTATCGACTTGCACCTAAAGGGATTTAAAGCCTTAGGTGCTACCATTACACTAGGTCACGGCTTTGTGGAAGCAAAGGCAGATAAACTGATAGGAAATAAAATTTATTTAGATTTTCCTAGTGTAGGAGCAACAGAAAACATCATGATGGCGGCAGTTCTAGCAGAGGGACAAACCATTATTGAAAATGCTGCAGAAGAACCAGAAATAACAGATCTTGCAAACTTTTTAAATAAGATGGGAGCCAAGATCAAGGGTGCTGGTACAGATACCATAAAGATCATGGGGGTAGAAAAGCTAACTGGTACTACCCACACTGTGATTCCTGATAGAATAGAAGCTGGAACCTATATGGTGGCGGCAGCTATGACGGGAGGAAACGTCCTTATTGACAATGCGGAAGCAGATCATTTAAAACCTATCATCGCAAAGCTAAGAGAAAGTGACGTAGAGATTTACGAAGAAGGTAATGGTTTAAGGGTCATCGGTCCTAAACGATTAAAACCAGTAGATATTAAGACACTACCTTATCCAGGGTTTCCTACAGATATGCAGGCACAGTTTATGGCCTTGTTGAGCGTTGCTGAGGGTACCAGTGTTATCATTGAAACAGTGTTTGAAAATCGATTTATGCATGTCAGTGAAATGAAAAGAATGGGTGCTGATATAAAGATAGAAGGCCGCAGTGCTATTATAGAAGGACAAAAAGTTCTGACAGGGGCACCAGTGAAGGCCACAGACCTTAGAGCTGGAGCAGCCTTGATCTTGGCGGGCTTAGTATCTGAAGGCAAAACAGAAATTGGCAACATCGAACATATCCAAAGGGGTTATGTAGATGTGGAAAAGAAATTCAGAGGCCTAGGAGCCAATGTTTATAGAGTAGAAGAGGAAGTAAAGTAG
- a CDS encoding rod shape-determining protein encodes MFGFSSDIGIDLGTASVLVFVKGKGIVLQEPSVVAIDKNTNSILAVGQDARKMLGRTPGNIVAIRPLKDGVISDYNVTEKMLKYFINKTVGKKWVFKPKIIVCVPSGVTEVEKRAVIDATNEAGARATYLIEEPIAAAIGAGLDIAQANGHMIVDIGGGTTDVAVISLGGIVVSNSIKVAGDKFDEAIIRYMRKKHNIMIGERTAEEMKIHIGGAQKRDEEIKMNVRGRNLVSGLPVNIEVGSHEMAEALEESVMAIADTVHSVLEKTPPELASDIADQGIVMTGGGALLWGFDQLISNRTGIAVRVAEEAISCVAKGTGQALDSLQILEGDMRMRKSRR; translated from the coding sequence ATGTTCGGATTCAGTTCAGATATAGGTATCGATTTAGGAACTGCCAGTGTGCTTGTTTTTGTAAAGGGAAAAGGTATTGTTTTACAAGAACCATCGGTGGTAGCTATTGATAAAAATACAAACAGCATACTGGCAGTAGGGCAGGATGCTCGTAAAATGTTAGGGAGAACACCTGGAAACATCGTAGCCATAAGGCCCCTAAAAGATGGTGTGATTTCTGACTATAATGTTACAGAAAAAATGTTGAAATACTTTATTAACAAAACAGTAGGAAAAAAATGGGTATTTAAGCCTAAAATTATCGTATGTGTTCCTAGTGGTGTTACAGAAGTAGAAAAAAGAGCAGTTATTGATGCTACAAATGAAGCTGGTGCTAGGGCAACCTATCTTATCGAGGAGCCTATTGCAGCTGCCATAGGAGCAGGGCTAGACATTGCCCAAGCCAATGGTCACATGATCGTGGATATTGGAGGGGGTACTACTGATGTTGCTGTAATTTCTCTTGGAGGAATTGTTGTAAGCAACTCCATCAAAGTAGCTGGTGATAAGTTTGATGAAGCAATTATACGCTATATGCGAAAAAAACATAATATTATGATTGGTGAGAGAACCGCTGAAGAAATGAAAATCCATATCGGCGGTGCTCAAAAAAGGGATGAAGAGATCAAGATGAATGTACGAGGAAGAAATCTTGTTTCAGGTCTTCCGGTAAATATAGAAGTGGGTAGTCATGAAATGGCGGAAGCCTTAGAAGAAAGTGTTATGGCTATTGCTGATACTGTACATTCTGTTTTAGAAAAAACTCCTCCAGAATTGGCGTCTGATATCGCTGACCAAGGTATTGTTATGACCGGTGGCGGTGCTCTCTTGTGGGGATTTGATCAGTTGATTTCCAACCGAACAGGTATTGCTGTAAGAGTTGCAGAGGAGGCTATTTCCTGCGTAGCAAAAGGGACAGGACAAGCCTTGGATTCATTGCAAATCTTAGAAGGCGATATGAGAATGAGAAAATCCAGAAGATAA
- a CDS encoding YwmB family TATA-box binding protein has product MKKFYKTAMILIFFLSFFYIASAFTGVEKNHAPSNETIITFIKNSEADILEANVTTTLEVLDTFWNEEEVMKIKKDLKEELGLQEKTEEVLYEENLLFMNDQFAESDSLFIHQLLDDDTNQVIGSAKNQDGDFITFKIYSTKVFEEKSSYIIIDIIQNKRYKDIVEKSNQSQVILRKYGETVETTMNFVGTYDKKLSKIEGKSKIDAMIHSVKGRKVEEVVEESYISTTIYTPLIPQTIQYGDKVVNLHLAMRYNDHEGKTYLYVANPLITLTY; this is encoded by the coding sequence ATGAAAAAATTTTATAAAACCGCAATGATACTTATATTTTTTCTAAGCTTTTTTTACATAGCTTCTGCCTTTACTGGGGTGGAAAAAAATCATGCACCTTCTAATGAAACTATCATAACATTTATTAAGAACAGTGAAGCAGATATACTAGAAGCAAATGTCACTACAACGCTAGAAGTGTTAGATACATTTTGGAATGAAGAAGAGGTCATGAAGATCAAGAAGGATTTGAAAGAGGAACTAGGGCTTCAGGAAAAAACAGAGGAAGTTTTATATGAGGAAAATTTACTATTTATGAATGATCAGTTTGCAGAAAGCGACAGCCTATTTATTCATCAACTGCTAGATGATGATACGAATCAAGTGATTGGAAGTGCTAAAAATCAAGATGGAGATTTTATTACCTTTAAAATTTATTCCACAAAGGTCTTTGAAGAAAAATCCTCGTATATTATTATTGACATCATACAAAATAAAAGGTATAAAGATATAGTGGAGAAAAGTAATCAAAGTCAAGTAATACTACGAAAATATGGAGAAACAGTTGAAACTACCATGAATTTTGTGGGAACCTATGATAAAAAGTTGTCGAAAATAGAAGGAAAAAGCAAAATAGATGCCATGATCCATTCCGTAAAGGGTAGAAAAGTCGAAGAAGTTGTGGAAGAGTCTTATATAAGTACTACCATCTATACACCCCTCATCCCGCAAACAATACAGTATGGCGATAAAGTGGTAAACCTTCATTTAGCAATGCGATATAACGATCACGAGGGGAAAACTTATTTATATGTTGCTAATCCTTTGATTACCCTGACCTATTAA
- a CDS encoding sugar phosphate isomerase/epimerase family protein produces MKIGTGIYLEKLNQHPDFYQETYNCLEIQDFVMPSNLDENRDRIIEQYNNVLKNYQGLLTLHGPYIDLHPTSFDPLVRSVCTQRYCQTLAAAKALNAKFMVVHSDYDPAAYYDNYEDYLLEESILFWKNLIKECESFQITAVIENVHNKNPQLIKNIVDTIDSPYLAACLDTGHAHALGKSQLATWVESYEQRLQYIHLHDNHGEKDQHLPLGEGNIDFEDFFTKLKETQYNGIIICEIFESIEVQQENLKQLKTFLKKGHDR; encoded by the coding sequence ATGAAAATCGGTACTGGTATTTACCTAGAAAAACTAAATCAACATCCTGATTTTTATCAAGAGACATACAATTGCTTAGAAATCCAAGATTTTGTTATGCCTAGCAATTTAGACGAAAACCGTGATAGGATTATTGAACAATACAACAACGTCTTAAAAAACTATCAAGGTCTTTTAACCCTTCATGGACCCTATATTGATCTGCACCCTACTAGCTTTGACCCTTTAGTTCGAAGTGTATGCACACAGCGTTACTGTCAGACATTGGCAGCAGCTAAGGCATTGAATGCAAAGTTTATGGTGGTTCATTCAGATTATGATCCTGCGGCATATTACGATAATTATGAAGATTATTTGTTAGAAGAAAGCATTCTCTTTTGGAAGAATCTGATCAAAGAGTGTGAATCCTTCCAAATCACTGCGGTTATAGAAAACGTACACAATAAAAATCCTCAATTAATCAAAAATATCGTTGATACAATAGACTCTCCCTATTTGGCTGCCTGTCTGGATACAGGTCATGCCCATGCCCTTGGCAAAAGTCAGTTAGCTACATGGGTTGAATCCTATGAACAACGTCTCCAATATATTCATCTTCACGATAATCACGGAGAAAAAGACCAGCACTTGCCTTTAGGAGAAGGGAATATTGATTTTGAAGATTTTTTTACAAAGCTTAAAGAAACACAGTACAACGGTATTATCATTTGTGAGATTTTTGAAAGTATAGAAGTGCAGCAAGAAAACTTAAAACAACTGAAAACTTTCTTAAAAAAGGGTCATGATCGATAG
- a CDS encoding rod-binding protein has product MKVNDHMLQFASAQKIQNKNLTEDPEKLMEACKEFEAIFLNMMLQQMRKTITEDGFVEKSYGREIYESMQDEEISKEMARGQGIGLAKQLYQQLSRNIKTSAE; this is encoded by the coding sequence ATGAAGGTTAATGATCACATGCTGCAATTTGCCAGCGCTCAAAAAATTCAAAACAAAAATCTTACGGAAGACCCAGAAAAACTGATGGAGGCATGTAAGGAGTTTGAAGCTATCTTCCTAAATATGATGCTGCAACAGATGAGAAAAACAATTACTGAGGATGGTTTTGTAGAGAAAAGCTATGGACGAGAGATTTATGAAAGCATGCAGGATGAAGAAATTTCAAAGGAGATGGCTAGAGGCCAGGGTATTGGACTTGCAAAACAACTCTATCAACAACTATCTAGAAATATAAAAACTTCTGCTGAGTAG
- a CDS encoding NusG domain II-containing protein, whose product MKIMTKADLVLIIMVFILSIASIFAIPRLLTSGENGKTIVVYLDGEVIHRFPLEEHEESEFIEFPFTINDVEYTGRLETKDGYVRLHRLPDEISPLSIHADMGWIREPYQMIVSLPIKMYIAIEEEVEEESPFDIIVH is encoded by the coding sequence ATGAAAATCATGACAAAAGCAGATCTTGTATTGATCATTATGGTTTTTATATTAAGTATTGCATCTATTTTTGCCATACCAAGACTTTTAACTTCTGGAGAAAATGGTAAAACGATTGTTGTATATCTAGATGGGGAAGTAATCCATCGTTTTCCATTAGAAGAGCATGAAGAGTCTGAATTTATCGAGTTTCCTTTTACCATAAACGATGTAGAATATACTGGCAGGTTAGAAACAAAGGATGGGTATGTGAGACTTCACAGGCTACCAGATGAAATTTCTCCCTTGTCTATTCATGCAGATATGGGTTGGATTCGAGAGCCCTATCAAATGATTGTTAGTCTTCCCATCAAAATGTATATTGCTATTGAAGAAGAAGTGGAAGAAGAATCACCTTTTGATATTATTGTCCATTAA
- the flgG gene encoding flagellar basal-body rod protein FlgG, whose amino-acid sequence MVRALWTAASGMKAQQLSVDTIANNLANVNTTGYKRQKVEFKDLLYATIRKSDLNDGVGSPVNLQVGHGVMPMATSRVFTTGNLESTGNPFDFAIEGEGFFVVETPTGEFRYTRDGNFKLSVDFDEVRLVTADGYTVLSEFDDEIAFMEGISNINVSETGLITGENQDGEIEEIATIKLVKFLNPEGLEAIGKNLYKATVASGEEIPMEDENRTSTIRQGYLETSNVQIVDEMVRMITAQRAYEISSKTIQTADDMLGMANNLKR is encoded by the coding sequence ATTGTGCGTGCTTTATGGACAGCGGCTTCAGGCATGAAAGCTCAGCAACTAAGTGTAGATACCATTGCCAACAACTTGGCAAATGTGAATACCACAGGTTATAAAAGACAAAAGGTAGAATTTAAAGATTTGCTTTATGCCACCATAAGAAAGAGTGATCTAAATGATGGTGTAGGAAGTCCAGTAAATCTGCAGGTTGGACATGGTGTCATGCCTATGGCAACTTCCAGAGTCTTTACTACCGGCAACTTAGAATCCACGGGAAATCCCTTTGACTTTGCCATAGAGGGGGAAGGATTTTTTGTTGTAGAAACCCCTACAGGAGAATTTCGTTACACAAGGGATGGTAATTTTAAACTCAGTGTAGATTTTGACGAGGTGCGATTGGTTACTGCCGATGGTTATACGGTATTGTCAGAGTTTGATGATGAAATCGCCTTTATGGAAGGTATCAGTAACATCAATGTTTCTGAAACAGGGCTAATCACGGGTGAAAATCAAGATGGAGAGATTGAAGAAATCGCCACCATCAAACTTGTAAAGTTCTTAAACCCTGAAGGGCTAGAGGCTATAGGGAAAAATCTATATAAAGCTACTGTTGCATCAGGTGAAGAAATCCCAATGGAGGATGAAAACCGCACAAGTACTATCAGACAGGGTTATCTTGAAACCTCTAATGTCCAGATCGTTGATGAAATGGTGCGAATGATTACAGCCCAAAGGGCTTACGAGATAAGTTCCAAGACAATACAGACAGCAGATGATATGCTGGGTATGGCCAACAATCTTAAACGATAA
- the spoIID gene encoding stage II sporulation protein D: MKGIFFACILFLVTTLLLPIFILNSCDMEVPLRKSTVVEEIRESDMKIHVYNHETKKIMELYLEEYITQVVAAEMPGSFELEALKAQAVAARTYAIWRQNIYGEEGHPSHPGASVCTSHAHCQEWLSLEELTNRHGKRWVEEYLPKIEESVLSTAGVIMTYNMQPIEPLYHSTSGGKTENSEDVFASALPYLRSVSSPYEERSPVLVDQKEVSIEAFINSMRSKNRDIQINRNNIASEIRILERNQGGSIKNIQIGNKTFTGSEIRQLFELRSADFSVDVSRNHITFTTRGYGHGVGMSQWGANGMAEEGKTYKEILKHYYQGVTLSKLTSYQ, from the coding sequence ATGAAGGGTATTTTTTTTGCCTGTATACTGTTTTTAGTCACTACCCTCCTGCTACCGATATTTATTTTAAATAGCTGTGATATGGAGGTACCCTTAAGGAAAAGTACTGTCGTAGAAGAGATACGGGAATCTGATATGAAAATTCATGTTTACAATCATGAAACAAAAAAAATTATGGAACTATATTTAGAAGAATATATCACGCAGGTAGTGGCAGCAGAAATGCCCGGTAGTTTTGAGCTAGAGGCATTAAAGGCACAGGCAGTAGCTGCTAGAACCTACGCCATATGGCGTCAAAACATCTACGGAGAAGAAGGACATCCCTCTCATCCAGGGGCTAGTGTTTGTACCAGTCATGCCCACTGTCAAGAATGGTTGTCTCTTGAGGAACTAACAAACCGCCACGGTAAAAGGTGGGTAGAGGAATATCTCCCTAAGATAGAAGAGTCGGTTCTCTCTACCGCAGGCGTAATCATGACCTATAACATGCAACCCATTGAACCGCTGTATCACTCCACCAGCGGAGGAAAAACAGAAAATTCAGAGGATGTATTTGCCTCAGCGCTGCCTTATTTGAGAAGTGTTTCCAGTCCCTATGAGGAAAGATCTCCTGTACTGGTGGATCAAAAAGAGGTTTCCATAGAAGCCTTTATCAACAGTATGAGGAGCAAAAACAGAGATATTCAGATCAATAGAAACAACATTGCTTCCGAGATAAGAATACTGGAAAGAAATCAAGGAGGCAGCATAAAAAACATCCAAATCGGCAACAAAACCTTTACAGGTTCTGAAATACGTCAACTGTTTGAACTAAGATCAGCAGACTTCTCTGTAGACGTTAGTAGAAATCATATTACCTTCACCACAAGAGGCTATGGACACGGGGTAGGCATGAGCCAGTGGGGAGCAAATGGTATGGCGGAGGAAGGCAAAACCTATAAGGAAATCTTAAAACACTATTATCAAGGGGTCACTCTAAGTAAACTTACCAGTTATCAGTAG
- a CDS encoding flagellar hook-basal body protein, which translates to MLRGLYTAVSAMQTTQKKLDVSSNNMANVNTTGFKKDVLISESFPEVLVKKINGSLPAEPYIGTLQVEVERDGEGFRLSTESGYFMAEGPLGTSHSSFTSFAVDEEGYLKTFTRDLHGRIDTREGNYILDANGNRILIEGNDIEVTQQGQVAANGQIVANLVTRPGFNTIGTINSGLRMEKIQTYFTQGTMEETGNSLDLAIEGNGFFKVNTPMGEMYTRNGNFTLDNNGEIVTKEGYHLIGQLGSILIEEDFDIKDFRIGEDGAIVLNNQVIDFIDMINITNVNVLRKHGEGFYRVAEGGEIEAEPFEGRVLQGYLEASNINPVAEMVNMITVLRAYESNQKVVQAYDEILQKAVNEIGRV; encoded by the coding sequence ATGCTAAGAGGACTTTATACAGCTGTGTCAGCCATGCAAACAACACAGAAAAAATTAGATGTATCTTCTAATAATATGGCCAATGTCAATACTACTGGATTTAAAAAGGATGTTCTCATCTCCGAATCTTTTCCAGAAGTGTTGGTAAAAAAAATCAATGGAAGTCTACCCGCAGAACCTTATATTGGAACATTGCAGGTAGAGGTAGAAAGGGATGGAGAAGGTTTTCGGCTATCCACAGAATCAGGCTATTTTATGGCGGAGGGACCACTAGGAACCAGTCATAGTTCCTTTACTAGCTTTGCAGTAGACGAAGAAGGTTATTTAAAAACCTTTACTAGAGATCTGCATGGGAGGATCGACACCAGAGAAGGGAATTATATACTAGATGCCAATGGCAATAGGATTTTGATAGAAGGAAATGACATAGAAGTGACCCAGCAAGGTCAAGTAGCAGCCAATGGGCAAATCGTGGCCAATTTGGTGACAAGACCTGGTTTTAACACCATAGGAACCATCAATAGCGGCCTAAGGATGGAGAAGATTCAGACCTACTTTACACAGGGGACTATGGAGGAAACCGGAAATTCTTTGGACTTAGCTATAGAAGGCAATGGCTTTTTTAAAGTGAATACCCCTATGGGGGAAATGTATACCCGTAATGGTAACTTTACTTTAGATAACAATGGAGAAATCGTTACAAAGGAAGGTTATCATCTCATAGGACAGTTAGGTTCTATTCTGATAGAAGAGGACTTTGATATAAAGGACTTTAGAATAGGAGAAGATGGTGCTATTGTCTTAAATAATCAAGTGATTGATTTTATTGATATGATCAATATCACCAATGTGAATGTACTGCGGAAACATGGAGAAGGTTTCTATAGGGTTGCAGAAGGAGGAGAAATAGAGGCAGAGCCTTTTGAAGGCAGGGTTTTACAGGGTTATTTAGAAGCCTCCAATATCAATCCCGTAGCTGAAATGGTAAACATGATTACGGTACTAAGAGCTTATGAATCTAATCAGAAAGTAGTACAGGCCTATGATGAAATTTTGCAAAAAGCTGTAAACGAGATAGGTAGAGTGTAA
- the spoIIID gene encoding sporulation transcriptional regulator SpoIIID has translation MKDYIEKRVIEIARYIIEEESTVRQTARVFGVSKSTVHKDVTERLPKINPLVANQVKNILEVNKAERHIRGGRATKIKYKGDRVAEAKG, from the coding sequence TTGAAGGACTATATAGAAAAACGAGTGATCGAAATTGCTCGTTATATCATCGAAGAAGAATCTACCGTTAGACAAACCGCTCGTGTATTTGGAGTTAGTAAAAGTACTGTCCATAAAGATGTTACAGAAAGACTTCCGAAGATAAACCCTCTAGTGGCAAATCAAGTAAAAAATATACTTGAAGTAAATAAAGCCGAAAGACATATCAGAGGCGGTAGGGCCACGAAGATAAAATATAAGGGCGATAGAGTTGCTGAAGCCAAAGGTTAA
- a CDS encoding VOC family protein: MNYKMLHTCIRVMDLEKSLKFYQEALGLKETRRKDFPEHEFTLVYLSDVSGQYELELTYNYNPEKPYEIGNGFSHIAVAVEDLEESRKRHEEMGYKVTKLMGLPDSPPRFYFVTDPDGYDVEVIRAD; encoded by the coding sequence ATGAATTACAAAATGCTACATACTTGTATCAGAGTAATGGATTTGGAGAAGTCTTTAAAGTTTTATCAGGAAGCATTAGGACTAAAGGAAACTAGGAGAAAGGATTTTCCTGAACATGAATTTACTTTAGTTTACTTGAGTGATGTGTCAGGACAATATGAACTAGAGTTAACCTATAACTACAATCCAGAGAAACCTTATGAAATAGGAAATGGATTTAGCCATATAGCAGTTGCTGTAGAGGATTTAGAGGAATCTAGAAAAAGACATGAAGAAATGGGTTATAAGGTTACAAAGCTAATGGGACTTCCAGATAGCCCCCCTAGATTTTATTTTGTAACAGATCCAGATGGCTATGATGTTGAGGTAATAAGAGCTGACTAA
- a CDS encoding YueI family protein: protein MSEKTDLERTIEYALNGVPEIKAKEKRKWLGEFRERVVLGLTIEEAKKIEAINVVKEGLKDSAAEMLIVNNNIPMETAGKYMKLAKEMNKEYKSVATEAQEAMGVVLASRSAVDREDVTPVIKELPEKFHHVKHKELCSKCYEELQHLSPEAAKEFKKLSFVDKVIGLYCGACGWQEDGGPLM, encoded by the coding sequence ATGTCAGAAAAAACCGACTTAGAAAGAACTATAGAGTATGCCTTAAACGGTGTGCCAGAAATCAAGGCAAAGGAAAAAAGAAAATGGCTAGGAGAATTTAGAGAAAGAGTTGTTTTAGGCTTAACCATAGAGGAAGCAAAAAAGATAGAAGCTATCAATGTAGTAAAAGAAGGGTTGAAGGATTCTGCGGCAGAAATGCTGATTGTCAACAACAATATCCCTATGGAAACCGCTGGTAAGTACATGAAGTTAGCCAAGGAAATGAATAAAGAATACAAGTCTGTGGCTACAGAAGCCCAAGAGGCGATGGGGGTAGTATTGGCAAGTCGTAGTGCTGTAGATCGAGAAGATGTTACACCAGTAATCAAAGAACTACCAGAAAAATTTCATCATGTTAAACATAAAGAATTATGCAGCAAATGTTATGAAGAGTTACAGCACTTGTCTCCAGAGGCAGCGAAGGAGTTTAAAAAGCTCTCTTTTGTGGATAAAGTAATCGGCTTATATTGTGGTGCCTGTGGATGGCAAGAAGATGGCGGACCACTTATGTAA
- a CDS encoding M23 family metallopeptidase — MSFQNNNNNDGKKPKKSLDRFLDKQGFYLILLLCVSVVLVTAVWVSRQENEFLAEKTPENVEEELSRVEVTLVEEDAEADEDIQETAIQQKPNEEIELKESPRNMPQEEARAEEAKPQEAAPQEVKPQEPKPEETKPEPAAATQEVMIQPVTGKVGLTYAMDHLVYHETLEHWSTHDGIDIHAEEGAPVRAVLDGEVVEVLNDTIMGITITLLHDEDLLTRYSNLSTDAMVKVGQTVAKGQVISGVGRTAAMKTVEGPLLHFQVLEDGRAVDPQSYLPKLN, encoded by the coding sequence ATGTCTTTTCAAAATAATAATAATAACGATGGAAAAAAACCAAAAAAATCCCTTGATAGGTTTTTAGACAAACAAGGGTTTTACCTTATTTTGTTACTATGCGTTTCAGTGGTCTTAGTAACTGCGGTTTGGGTATCTAGGCAAGAAAATGAATTTCTTGCAGAGAAGACACCAGAAAATGTAGAAGAAGAGTTAAGTAGGGTAGAAGTAACCTTGGTAGAAGAAGATGCAGAAGCTGATGAAGATATTCAAGAAACAGCGATACAGCAAAAACCTAATGAGGAAATAGAGTTAAAAGAAAGTCCTCGAAATATGCCGCAAGAAGAAGCAAGAGCGGAGGAGGCAAAACCACAGGAAGCAGCACCGCAGGAGGTAAAGCCGCAGGAACCTAAGCCAGAAGAAACAAAACCAGAACCTGCAGCAGCTACTCAAGAGGTGATGATTCAACCAGTAACAGGAAAAGTAGGTTTAACCTACGCAATGGATCACTTAGTATATCATGAAACGTTGGAGCATTGGAGTACCCATGATGGTATAGATATCCATGCAGAAGAGGGAGCCCCTGTAAGAGCCGTATTAGACGGGGAGGTCGTAGAAGTTCTCAATGATACGATTATGGGAATTACTATTACATTGCTACACGATGAAGATTTACTTACTAGATACAGCAACTTATCCACTGATGCTATGGTAAAGGTAGGGCAAACTGTTGCAAAGGGCCAAGTCATTAGTGGCGTAGGCAGGACAGCTGCTATGAAAACAGTAGAAGGACCTTTGCTTCATTTCCAAGTATTAGAAGATGGAAGGGCTGTAGACCCTCAAAGCTATTTACCAAAACTCAATTAA
- the fabZ gene encoding 3-hydroxyacyl-ACP dehydratase FabZ: MELNIMEIQKRIPHRYPFLLVDRIIEIEEGKSAIGIKNVTMNEPFFQGHFPQMPLMPGVLMVEALAQVAGIVCGGIEENKGKIGVFTSIDNCKFRRQVVPGDQLRLEVTITAFRRGIAKAEGKAYVGEELACAANLSFAMIDEK; encoded by the coding sequence ATGGAACTAAATATCATGGAAATTCAAAAAAGAATTCCTCACCGCTACCCTTTTTTACTGGTTGACAGGATTATAGAAATAGAAGAGGGAAAGTCAGCGATAGGTATAAAAAATGTCACGATGAACGAACCTTTTTTTCAAGGACACTTCCCTCAGATGCCTCTTATGCCAGGGGTACTGATGGTAGAGGCTTTAGCCCAGGTGGCAGGTATTGTCTGCGGTGGTATAGAGGAAAACAAAGGAAAAATAGGGGTTTTTACCAGTATAGATAACTGCAAATTTAGAAGACAAGTAGTCCCAGGAGATCAGCTGAGACTAGAAGTAACGATTACTGCCTTTAGAAGAGGCATTGCTAAGGCAGAAGGAAAAGCCTATGTAGGAGAAGAATTGGCTTGTGCTGCAAACTTGAGTTTTGCTATGATCGATGAAAAATAA